Within Spinacia oleracea cultivar Varoflay chromosome 4, BTI_SOV_V1, whole genome shotgun sequence, the genomic segment AGTTTTCTATTTATTAAGAGGCGTGTCAAAATTAATAGAAAGTAGAATTGAGGAGTATCAAAATCAATTTTCCCGCTCTTACTAGCTAGTTAAAGAACATCGACATCTTTTTTCACCGTTGTAATTAAACCAGATCGATTAAAGTTACTTTCAAGTTTCTACTATTTGTAAATTTGAAGTGAGCTAAACTTTACGCTAGACGATTGTGTAGTAAGATATGAGATAACCGCCAATGTGTATTTCGGAGTATCAAATATGCTTTCTTTGTGCCAAATTAATTATTGTGGTGTGTTTTGCAACATGATTGACTTCAACTTTTCATTTGACTTTCCTATCACTTGTTTTAACTTATTTTGCGGTATTTCAGTAACTTTCAGACATAACACACATATAAGTTATTTTCGGCAcaaataattaagtttcaactaattCATATAAGTTCAACTAAATCCAGATAATTGTAGATAAAGTTCAGGTAACTTGATCTCAACCTTTACCGATGAACTAACACAGAGTCTAAAATGCACTACAATTGTTATCTAACCCACCATTTTTCCTCTAAAAAGGCGTACACTGAAGTCTGTACTATATACACGTAAGCGATCTAAAAACGTTGTTTAGGATTAAAAAAAACGTACTTTTGAATCTGTACTATATACAGGTAAGCGATCTAAAAACGTTGTTAAGGACTATCGGGAGATGATCAACTCATTTAGTTGGCAAGGACATAGCCACACACAAAAATTGGCCTTAATAAGTACACATAAATTATCACTTAATTGTTAGATTTCCTTTTACTATAGAGTTTATTACGGAGTAGTTGCGCAACATTTGTTACGTTACGTACTCCCCCACTACTTTGTACTTTGCCCATGTCATGCAAATTAACTATCATCGTCAcctcggaaaaaaaaaatgacgagagaaattaaataaaaatcataaataaataaaatagtaaTAAAGTGATAAAGTTGACTTTATGAATAGTCAACGTACTATTAATTTAAAGTCAATAGTGAGTACTCCATCCGTTCcggaatactcgatccggtttgaccggcacagagtttaaggtatttgaattgacttatttaatttaataggtagtagttgatagtggggtattattttaatgtagttagtgggaaatgtgttaagaggtggggttggggagagtaggggttgaatttttaattattttttgtatggagtagggggtaggtgggttaatagggatggagtgagaaataatataatattgttagaatatttccatttttagaaacaggtcaagtattaagggacggcccgataaggaaaacaggtcaagtattccgggacggagggagtagtgagTAGTGAGTACTTTTATTTAATACACATTCTTTTTCTTTCGTGTCTTTAATTACTCTTTCTATTtaatcatttttcttatttattccACAAGTCAAAATGCTTCAATTTCATCTGCTTAAGAATTAATTAAGACACTatttttactattttttttattcttgataAAGTGCAAAAACGTCAATTACCTAATTcagtttaatttttgttttaaaaaggtCAAACATAAAATATACGTATTTTTTAGGCCCTGTTTGACATAGTTGTTAGTCATTAACGATTATGTAGTTTGATTATCTGGTTGAATTAACTACTTAAGTAAACTGTTTGGGAagtgataaattcaaggaatattttactttttccaaagaaatttacattttttttaagttgatttccttggaagaagtgaaattcttccttgaatttatcattTCTCAAACTGTTTGGTACATGCGTTGTCAGCTTTTAAGTGTAAATGGATGACTATTAGTGTATTATATTGTTGCACTATATAagtatataatagagattttttaaatataaatgatgttttatgtttCTAATGGTGGGATTTGGGGAGATTTTGCCTATTATATATGTGTggtaatttttagtttttatactCTCGCAcgtatcgcgtgcatataagactagtttttATATGTGTAAAGTGACCATTTACTACAATGACATGAAATTATATATGGAGTACATAGTAAGTTGGTAATGGTTATAATCATTGACAGTATTAGAATAAAGTTGTCCTTTACAATCACACCTATTTCTTTAAACCTCAGTTCTAACACAAAAAGTTTCTGTATTGAGTTTTTCATGCCAAAACTTTCCTAACCAAATTCTTTCTTTAACTATTTGAAATGGTCAAACTCTAATTAAGTCATGAATTAAGTCTCAAAACCTCTCACAGCCAAACACCCTCTTAAACATACTATGTATAGTAAACTAAGTCATGAATTGATAGTATATTCAcattttaattttgttataCAATATAGCCGTAAAAAATCATCTAAAACCCTTCGGAGGCAAGTAAAAAACTAAGGTATACCCACTCTGTTTTTGCTTATAGAGAATTATTTTTGctgaaataagttgaaacaaATTCTTTATACGCATTTAGTCATGAATTGACAAACATGTTCACATATTAAAGTCGCCATATGATAAAGCGGTAAAAATAATCTATTACTCCTTCACAGACAAGTAAAAACTAAGGTAAACTTGTAATTAATGTTAATTCGTTACAATACCGTCCCTTCACGGCCCCACCTCGACTGGGAGGCCACCACCACCGTCCACCGGTAGGCCCGGCCCGTTGGGATCCCCAGTCCCTACCATAGAGAAAAGGAGAGGACAAGGGACATGGAAATTTGATGGGACAATTACATGGGTTAGTTGTCCCTCTAATAACGAAGTAGTATTTTTAGTATAAATCCGGCCCCAAATTAAGGTCAATTAGAATTTCATTGACTATTGGCTTTTGATTGACCACGTATAGTAAAGACAACCCTCTAATTTAACTTCTAATCAAAGCAAAATATATATGGTCAATGCTTCGACGTAATGACGTATTAATATTATGAATTTATTACGTACCactaattataatttttttaatgaagAAAAGTGAATAGAAATTAGATAGTCTTCTCTCAAGACtaggggtgttcatcggtcTAAACTCGGACCGGACCGACTCGGACCGGAACGAAGACCGAAATTATGATAATTCAAGACCCGAAGACCGGACCGCTTATGCTTGGACCGaatccggaccggaccgaaatTATGATAATTCAATTTTGATTGTCATAAAGCCTTTAACACCTTGCTTTCTCCTCATAGTATGCAGTACTTCCTGAACAATGACAATATTATCAGTGATTTGTCGACCGGGTACGAAGCTTTTTTATTGCTGTAATTTTGTTTCTCCACCTTCGAATGACAGTGCTCATGTGGAAAAAAGTAGTATTTCGATCACCATCAGTGATCCAGTCAACTCGGGCTTTTTGGTACCATAACATTTCTTCTTGTTGGAGCACCATATCAAATTCTCTGCGGAGTGTACCCTCCAGTTTCAGAAGTCTGGAGTTTCTGAATTTCTCATGGGTTAGCCATGCCGCTTGAAACCGGAATGGTTTTGATAGCTGTAAGAGGAGCGAAGCCATTGGAAGAGATTAGTAGAGGGCAGTGATCGGATTGGATGGCAGGGAGGTGCTTGACCCGAGCTTTATCAAACTGAAGCCCCCAATCTGTATTGCAAAGGACACGGTCTAACCGTCCACTTCTTCTTGTCTCAACTAGAGCTggcaatgggttgggttgggttgggtcgaaatcaggtcgacccattataaacgggttgagattttcccaacccaacccgacctgtttaattaaacgggttgagattttcaacccaacccaacccaactataaacgggttgacctgaagttgacccgtttaatttttttttcccacttttaattGTAAATTGATTTGACTATAGAATTGCGAGGTGATTTTGTTAGGGCATATCTCATTGcaaaaagtaatttttcaatatgtatttgacatgaatcaaaacgtcaaataattattcaacgttgaagggaaaatgagaaataaaatctttcaaatcacattatacatatatatattacatactttcttgcacttaaacgggttagacgggttgttttcgggttgaaaatttcaacctgacccaatccatttaattaaacgggttgggttgggttgacccatttaattaaacgggttgaaaatcttgacccaaccctttattattaggttgggttcgggttgggttggtgggttgggtcaaTTTTTGCCAGCTCTAGTCTCAACGGAGTTTCCACGCGCCCATGTATGAGATGGTCCTGAAAATTCCACCTCCAATAACTGGTTGCTTTCGATCCAGTGATTAAACCGCACACTTCTTCTTGTAGTTTCAGAGCAACTAGAGTTCCTTTCCCACCCATACCTTGTTTCATTGAAATCACCTGCTAACATCCAAGGCTTCCCATTGGTGTGAGCAAACTCCTCCAGGTTTTGCCATAGTTCATGTCTTTTAGTTGGGTCTGGACTAGCATAAATAGCTGTAAAGTACCAAGGGGTTTCACCATTGCGAGTTATCTCCATGGTAATATACTGATTATGTTGTTCTATGGGATTTATTGTCACTAGCTCGGGTTTCCAGTACACCCAAATACCTCCACTGAAGCCTTGAGCATCGACACGAGTATGACCATTGTAATGTAACATTGTTGCAATCTTCGAGGCCTGTTGTCCCCCCATATGCGTTTCAACTAGGGCTAAGACCATTGGTTTGTGAGTTTGAATAATTTCCCGACTCCCGGCTCCTTGTACATTCCACACCATACACGTTATAGGTGGAAGGTTATCATGAATATTATGGGTAGTATTCATAAGACCAGATGAATTTGAAATATCTCGTAGTACATTATTAGGAGTCTTAGTGTGCTGTTTCCCACGAACTTGCCATTGCTTATTTTTGGCAGGAATCGAAGAGTTTGATCGATGTGGTCGTCGTTGCATTGACACACTTTGACAAATTAAGTCCATATTTTCACAATTTCACCACATTATCGATCACATTCTCTGGATTTTAATTTCacaaaaataagtaataaaattctatttttACGTTAAAAGAAAATGACCCCATTTTTCAGAAGTCAGaactttccttttttgtcttttggaATTTATAATCAGTCAACCAAGTACGTACAGTACATGTAAATGTACATGTATATCAGTATGGATGGCCTCCCACATTATCGCATGCAATAACGTAACATTCATGTAAGGCATATGGATTGAGCATCACTAGCTAGGCAATTAACATGGTGCACCATCAAGGATGGCGACAGGAGCATTGGGCACCACCGGACGTCGTGATGCACCATTGGAAAACGGAGTGCATCGAGTGTGATATCGAGTGTGATATCGTGGACGCTGGCACTGGGCGTATAGGAATTAACGCATTATGGGCACCAAAGGTGTGCTCTGGGCAGCAGGAGCGAGGAGCGTCCACCCCCTATAGGAGGTTGGTTAAATTCATAACATAATTGGTCCATTTTGGACATTAATAAGGTTTTATTGGTATAAATTAGTTTGTTATTGGTAGTGATGACTATCGATAAAGATTTTTTTAGTACTATTAGAGCAAAAGTCTTATCGGTAGTGCTTAGGTGTGTATTTGGGAATAATAATAGCATACAAatgtataaaaaaaacataataaatttgTACTAATAAGGTTGTTATCTTGTTACTTGTTAGCAACCAAAATGGACCAGCTTTATTTTTAGACTTCCAACTCCCCCATATTGAGAATAATTTTGAACATGGTATAAATTTTAAGTGAACACACACATGACAATAACGTAACAATGGGTCGGCTGGGTTCAAATGAAGTTCGTTGGAGCTATAACTTGAGGGGGTCCCATCAGTTTTGACCCAATGAAGATGATGGTCGAGTCGTATTTTTCGAATCTGGCTCAAAAGACTCGTTTGGTAGCAGCTCAGTTCAGTTTAGCCCTAAAACTTCTAAAATGCTCTATGAATTTGAGCATTCAGCATGGACGAAACTTGAAGGTTCTTGATGGGAGCAAATTCTAGAACCCTTTTTTTACAAATTTAAGGGAGTTCTCTAGAAACCTCTTTGTATGTACAAGTTTCTTTGGAGGTGGGAACACTATAGAGAGTATGCAAAGGTTTCTTTGTATAGTAGGGTGTAGAATATTGTTGTATTGGGTGTCTATAAATAGCTTGGCCCTTTAATTTATACATCCATCCAACCCATTTGTATGTTGTAACCATTCTTCTAACGGTACAACAACCATTTCCAAATATATTCTTGCTTACTTACAATTTTATTATTTAGTCATTTTGATAACACACGCTTAGCTTAGCAAAATCATCGGATTTTCTTGACTAGTGATCCGATGAGAGTGTGACTCTAGCGGGCAACGTGCATAAGACTTAGCTTGAAAATAAGAAACACGTGACTATGTGACATGCTACTTTCTAGCTAATTTCTGATCAATTCTGATGTTCGTAAATACTAGTTACATATTGACATGCACATAGTAATAGAAAATAACTCTCATTAATTATGATTCGTAATCATGCATTTTATTTGTCTCTTTCTCTAAGTATTGAACTTAATGAAAATATGCGATTCATTTAGAACTGATAAAAGGCGGGCCAGACCGATCCACGACCCAAAAATACAACCCATTATCTCAGATCGTGCCAATTTTTTTGTCCGAAATCTATTTTTTCGTGCCAAAAAGAGGTATCGGGTCATTTTCATTACATGATGATTTTATAACTAAACTTCCAGATTTGAGTTGCCCAAAGcctcaaaaaattaaaattgggATGCGTACGAAAAATTGGCTTAAAAATTCCGCCCAAAACCCGTTCGTTAGGGGATTAAGATGACAAGATCTAAATTCAATGtatcaaaaaattataaattaattactCCGCAATTATGACaaatat encodes:
- the LOC110783228 gene encoding uncharacterized protein, with protein sequence MDLICQSVSMQRRPHRSNSSIPAKNKQWQVRGKQHTKTPNNVLRDISNSSGLMNTTHNIHDNLPPITCMVWNVQGAGSREIIQTHKPMVLALVETHMGGQQASKIATMLHYNGHTRVDAQGFSGGIWVYWKPELVTINPIEQHNQYITMEITRNGETPWYFTAIYASPDPTKRHELWQNLEEFAHTNGKPWMLAGDFNETRYGWERNSSCSETTRRSVRFNHWIESNQLLEVEFSGPSHTWARGNSVETRAGKN